A DNA window from Salvelinus sp. IW2-2015 linkage group LG4q.1:29, ASM291031v2, whole genome shotgun sequence contains the following coding sequences:
- the LOC111962833 gene encoding putative neuropeptide Y receptor type 6 encodes MDATEWIEAFVRGLMCLLGILGNNWLCLRSLPGPKSSLRTNEVLFINLAVSNLITNYLVDLPDTMADFVGHWFLGEAYCCVVQFCSDLSETSSVFSTLFISVFWYQKLVGSLKRGGAPVQLDSLRLVACLLXGSWTVAVLFSVPQLLFLRVDSGNESHDDCLEIFPSQTARQTYEPLYLTFANALPIAGIAFASIQIVITLLRNQTRIQGLTPDHHNGTANSLPNNGPSVVHSSISSPLYQVEIGDSIVRAPPDLKRSSQPPAKPSPGSGTQVRAAKSVVAVATVFVVCWVIHLLLMMASNIHTSSLALELASYIGSSYTCIIPYIFLYGVKKLSCSCRG; translated from the coding sequence ATGGATGCAACGGAGTGGATCGAAGCCTTCGTCCGAGGGCTGATGTGTCTGCTAGGGATCCTGGGGAACAACTGGCTTTGTCTCCGCTCTCTCCCTGGACCCAAGTCCAGTCTCCGCACCAATGAGGtcctcttcatcaacctggccgtCTCCAACCTCATCACCAACTACCTGGTGGACCTGCCCGATACCATGGCTGACTTTGTTGGCCACTGGTTCCTGGGGGAAGCCTACTGCTGTGTGGTCCAGTTTTGCTCTGACCTGTCAGAGACCAGCAGTGTCTTCTCCACCTTGTTTATTAGTGTGTTCTGGTACCAGAAACTGGTGGGGTCTTTGAAACGCGGAGGAGCTCCRGTCCAGCTGGATAGCCTCCGTCTCGTAGCCTGTCTCCTGRCTGGCAGCTGGACAGTGGCTGTGTTATTCAGTGTTCCACAATTATTGTTTCTCCGAGTGGACAGTGGAAATGAGAGCCACGATGACTGTCTAGAAATCTTTCCCTCCCAAACTGCAAGGCAGACCTATGAGCCGTTGTATCTGACCTTCGCTAACGCCCTCCCCATCGCTGGTATAGCGTTTGCTAGCATCCAGATTGTGATCACTCTGCTAAGGAACCAGACACGTATCCAGGGCTTGACACCGGACCATCACAACGGGACAGCTAATTCTTTACCTAACAATGGACCCTCAGTTGTACACAGCTCGATCAGTTCCCCCCTCTACCAGGTCGAGATCGGGGACAGCATAGTCAGAGCTCCACCCGATCTGAAGAGGTCCTCTCAGCCTCCAGCTAAGCCCAGCCCAGGCTCAGGTACTCAGGTGAGGGCAGCCAAGAGCGTGGTGGCTGTGGCCACTGTGTTTGTGGTGTGCTGGGTGATCCACCTGCTGCTGATGATGGCCAGCAACATCCACACGTCCTCCTTGGCGTTGGAGCTGGCCAGCTACATCGGATCCTCTTACACCTGCATCATCCCCTACATCTTCCTCTAYGGAGTAAAAAAACTGTCTTGCTCCTGTAGAGGGTAG